One part of the Sulfolobus tengchongensis genome encodes these proteins:
- a CDS encoding Lrp/AsnC ligand binding domain-containing protein, giving the protein MASAIVLINTDAGGEEEVFEKLKNMNEVVEAYVVYGVYDIVIKVETENMDKLKNFISNSIRKIPKVRSTLTMIIMEGKSVIKK; this is encoded by the coding sequence GTGGCTAGTGCGATAGTCCTTATAAATACAGATGCTGGTGGAGAGGAAGAAGTATTTGAAAAGTTAAAAAACATGAATGAAGTAGTGGAAGCATATGTAGTTTATGGAGTTTATGATATTGTAATAAAAGTAGAGACTGAAAATATGGATAAGCTTAAGAACTTCATTAGCAATTCTATCAGAAAAATACCAAAAGTGAGATCTACGCTAACTATGATAATTATGGAGGGAAAAAGTGTAATAAAGAAATGA
- a CDS encoding tRNA(Ile)(2)-agmatinylcytidine synthase: MRYIIGIDDHDSYNLGCTTHFSVILLSKLLKNHNAILLDMPYLVRLNPNIPWKTRGNASIRIEIEFNGTKKELADLIFSYSTKYVKEISFALERDRKPGLAIIEYNNYVRSLSKLNSFYLKGVSDVIPLDYAKRFAEKTDIEVRGDRGIIGSIAALGVYGAYTYELITYRKRENWLKKRIIDTESVKRFDEITFPMTFANYDYVKENPFIIPHGSDPILYGVRGTSIEDLLKALHEIKTNEDIDFFAIFKSNQGTSIHFHKTGEFFYQEIKKVIEVRSVEVGKGGDVLIRSTNNDILFVYKETGELNNAAKLLKAGDKILVLGAIKPSTKYEKIIELEQFEIIELNDIEYTNPKCPKCGSSTESLGRNKGFRCKKCRYIIKSSSKVIKRVSRDLSLGVYQTRIYRHLTKPLFLELRYTNKQFEDEIKFLDLFRAELYKINYVL; this comes from the coding sequence ATGAGATATATAATAGGTATTGATGATCACGACTCATATAATCTTGGATGTACAACACATTTTTCTGTAATTTTGCTTTCTAAACTATTAAAGAATCATAATGCAATTTTGTTAGATATGCCATATCTAGTAAGATTAAACCCAAATATACCTTGGAAGACAAGAGGTAATGCGAGCATAAGAATTGAAATTGAATTTAACGGAACTAAGAAAGAACTTGCGGACCTAATTTTTTCATACTCAACTAAATACGTAAAAGAAATTTCCTTTGCGCTGGAACGTGATAGAAAACCTGGCCTAGCAATAATAGAATATAATAACTACGTAAGATCACTTAGTAAATTAAATAGTTTCTATCTTAAAGGGGTTTCAGATGTGATTCCTCTTGATTATGCTAAGAGATTTGCAGAAAAAACTGACATAGAAGTTAGAGGAGATAGAGGAATTATTGGAAGTATTGCAGCGTTAGGAGTGTATGGAGCTTATACTTACGAATTAATAACTTACAGAAAAAGGGAAAATTGGCTTAAGAAAAGGATAATAGACACCGAGTCAGTAAAAAGATTTGATGAAATTACATTTCCTATGACATTTGCCAATTACGATTACGTAAAGGAAAATCCTTTTATAATTCCACATGGTAGCGATCCAATATTATATGGGGTTAGAGGAACTTCTATAGAAGATTTATTGAAAGCCTTACACGAAATAAAAACAAATGAGGATATAGACTTCTTCGCCATATTTAAATCTAATCAAGGCACAAGTATTCATTTTCATAAAACTGGGGAGTTTTTCTATCAAGAAATTAAAAAAGTCATTGAAGTAAGAAGTGTTGAGGTAGGTAAAGGAGGTGATGTATTAATTAGATCTACTAATAATGATATTCTATTTGTTTATAAGGAAACTGGGGAGTTAAATAATGCGGCCAAATTGCTAAAGGCCGGGGATAAGATTCTTGTTTTAGGTGCAATTAAACCATCAACAAAATACGAAAAAATAATAGAACTTGAACAATTTGAAATAATAGAACTAAATGATATAGAATATACTAATCCAAAATGCCCAAAATGTGGCAGTTCAACTGAATCTTTAGGAAGAAATAAGGGATTTAGATGTAAGAAATGTAGATATATTATAAAATCTTCATCTAAGGTTATTAAGAGAGTTTCAAGGGATTTATCGCTAGGGGTCTATCAAACTAGGATTTATAGACATTTGACAAAACCTTTATTTTTAGAGCTAAGGTACACAAATAAACAATTTGAAGATGAGATTAAATTTTTAGATTTATTTAGAGCAGAACTGTATAAGATAAATTACGTGTTATAA